From one Pontibacillus sp. HMF3514 genomic stretch:
- a CDS encoding CYTH domain-containing protein, with protein MSQEIEIEFKNLLTETEYEQLTEELPFNTDNRFTQTNYYFETEEFDLKERGCALRIRKKKDSWTATLKEPHVDGLLETHDTLTEEEVRAWMNDAPSPAPNIELRLQNMGLSFSDVQFKGALITERMEVPYQNTLLVLDRSHYNQQTDYELELEAKEKEHGEHVFNEILEQYSIPKRETPNKIQRFFSTVSKSY; from the coding sequence ATGTCACAAGAGATTGAAATTGAATTTAAAAATCTTCTAACTGAAACGGAGTATGAGCAGTTAACAGAGGAACTACCTTTTAATACAGATAACCGCTTCACCCAAACCAATTACTACTTCGAGACAGAAGAATTTGATTTAAAAGAGCGTGGTTGTGCGCTTCGCATCCGTAAGAAAAAAGACTCCTGGACAGCAACTTTAAAAGAGCCTCATGTTGATGGCTTGCTTGAAACGCATGATACCCTTACCGAGGAAGAAGTTCGTGCTTGGATGAACGACGCACCATCCCCAGCACCTAACATCGAGTTAAGGTTGCAAAACATGGGGCTTTCGTTTTCTGATGTCCAATTTAAAGGGGCTCTCATCACAGAACGAATGGAAGTACCTTATCAGAATACGCTACTCGTCCTCGACCGTAGCCATTATAACCAACAAACTGATTATGAGTTGGAGCTAGAGGCTAAAGAAAAAGAACATGGTGAGCATGTTTTCAATGAGATTTTAGAGCAATACTCGATCCCTAAAAGAGAAACACCGAATAAGATTCAACGCTTCTTCTCAACTGTCTCAAAATCATATTAA
- a CDS encoding GTP pyrophosphokinase family protein has product MFLAPYNQAVDELKVKLRGMRAQYEYGSMHSPIEFVTGRVKPIKSILSKAKKKQTPHNHLEYEIQDIAGLRVVCQFVDDIYTVVDMLRRRKDFEIIEEKDYITKKKDSGYRSFHVIIEYPVETIHGEKMLLAEIQIRTLAMNFWATNEHSLNYKYSGQIPIDVQSRLKRASEAAFQLDEEMSKIRNEIQEAQAIFRHKHDDESEDDS; this is encoded by the coding sequence ATGTTCTTAGCGCCTTACAATCAGGCGGTAGATGAACTTAAAGTAAAACTAAGAGGAATGCGTGCCCAGTATGAATATGGTTCCATGCATTCGCCGATTGAATTCGTAACAGGTCGGGTAAAACCTATTAAAAGTATTTTATCCAAGGCAAAAAAGAAACAAACACCTCATAACCATCTCGAATATGAAATCCAGGATATAGCAGGCCTGCGCGTTGTATGCCAATTTGTTGATGATATATACACCGTTGTCGATATGCTGAGAAGACGTAAAGATTTTGAGATTATTGAAGAAAAGGATTACATTACAAAAAAGAAAGATAGCGGTTATCGCTCTTTTCATGTCATTATTGAGTATCCTGTTGAAACCATTCATGGAGAGAAGATGTTGCTAGCTGAAATTCAAATCCGTACGTTGGCGATGAATTTTTGGGCTACAAATGAGCACTCTTTAAACTATAAGTACAGTGGACAAATTCCTATAGATGTTCAATCTCGTTTGAAGAGAGCATCAGAGGCAGCGTTTCAGCTTGATGAAGAAATGTCTAAAATTCGAAATGAAATTCAAGAAGCACAAGCTATATTCAGACATAAGCACGATGATGAATCAGAAGATGATTCTTGA
- a CDS encoding NAD kinase: protein MKYALTSKGDSVSDEILAKMKNYLTEFNLVLDDEEPDLVISIGGDGTLLEAFHTYIHRLDKTAFIGVHTGHLGFYADWMPKELEKLIIEVARTPFQVVEYPLLEITIRPKGDEEEDRFLALNECSVKTAEGSVVLDVEIKGEHFETFRGDGLCISTPSGSTAYNKALGGAIIHPSLEAIQITEMASINNRVFRTVGSPLILPKHHTCLLKPLHDRSFMITLDHITRQYSDVKSIQCRVAREKVRFARFRPFPFWKRVHDSFITDEQ, encoded by the coding sequence GTGAAATATGCACTCACATCAAAAGGCGATTCAGTTTCAGATGAAATATTAGCGAAAATGAAAAATTACTTAACTGAATTTAACTTAGTTTTGGATGATGAAGAACCCGATTTAGTTATTTCAATTGGAGGAGATGGGACGTTATTAGAGGCGTTTCATACGTATATCCACCGCTTGGATAAAACTGCATTCATTGGTGTACATACAGGACATTTAGGGTTTTATGCGGATTGGATGCCCAAAGAACTTGAAAAGCTTATTATCGAAGTTGCTCGTACACCTTTTCAAGTGGTGGAATATCCATTACTTGAAATTACGATTCGTCCAAAAGGGGATGAGGAAGAAGATCGCTTTTTAGCACTTAATGAATGTTCTGTAAAAACGGCAGAAGGTTCTGTCGTACTTGATGTCGAGATTAAAGGTGAACATTTTGAAACCTTCCGTGGAGATGGATTATGTATTTCAACCCCTTCTGGAAGTACTGCGTATAACAAAGCCCTTGGTGGCGCCATAATTCATCCATCATTAGAAGCGATACAAATTACAGAAATGGCATCCATCAACAACCGTGTTTTCCGTACAGTGGGATCTCCCTTGATTTTACCTAAACATCACACTTGTTTATTAAAACCACTGCATGATCGGAGCTTTATGATCACACTAGATCACATTACGCGTCAATATTCTGATGTGAAGTCTATTCAATGCCGGGTAGCCCGAGAGAAAGTCCGTTTTGCAAGATTCCGTCCATTTCCATTCTGGAAACGAGTTCATGACTCGTTTATTACGGATGAGCAGTAG
- a CDS encoding RluA family pseudouridine synthase, whose translation MKWIIQEEQDGMLVRDYLMSVRAFSRSLVKTVKMEGQILLNENPVTVRSYLAEGDRLEVRFPPEKRGRHLQPVHKPVEVLYEDDEAIVLNKPACLATIPSIHNLEDTLANRLMAYYDQQGIQSTAHIVTRLDRDTSGIVLVAKNRYIHSILGRGQENNEIHRTYLAVVEGQLKEKEGTIRYPIGRKPGSIIERMVDLEEGKLAVTHYQVLQSIGERSLVQVRLETGRTHQIRVHFSHIGHPLLGDSMYGGKLGEIERQALHCCSISFVHPSSKETIEIEAESPEDMNLLRDIL comes from the coding sequence TTGAAGTGGATCATTCAAGAAGAACAGGATGGCATGCTCGTACGAGACTACTTAATGTCTGTACGAGCTTTTTCACGTTCGTTAGTGAAAACAGTCAAAATGGAAGGCCAAATCTTATTGAACGAAAATCCTGTTACAGTACGTTCTTATTTGGCGGAAGGTGATCGGTTAGAAGTTCGATTTCCCCCAGAAAAACGAGGGAGACATTTGCAACCCGTTCATAAGCCGGTTGAGGTTTTGTATGAAGATGATGAGGCCATTGTTTTAAACAAACCTGCTTGTCTTGCCACAATACCTTCTATTCATAACTTAGAGGACACGTTGGCGAATCGGTTGATGGCCTATTATGACCAACAAGGAATTCAATCTACAGCTCATATCGTTACAAGGCTTGATCGAGATACATCGGGGATTGTGTTAGTAGCCAAAAACCGATATATCCACTCTATTTTAGGTAGGGGTCAAGAGAATAATGAAATTCACCGAACTTATTTAGCAGTTGTTGAAGGGCAGCTAAAGGAAAAGGAAGGCACAATCCGTTATCCAATTGGGCGAAAGCCTGGATCCATTATTGAACGAATGGTTGATTTAGAAGAGGGTAAGTTAGCTGTTACCCATTACCAGGTGCTTCAAAGCATTGGGGAGCGGTCATTGGTTCAAGTACGACTTGAGACAGGACGCACCCATCAGATACGTGTACATTTTTCACATATAGGGCATCCATTGCTCGGAGATTCCATGTATGGTGGAAAGTTGGGGGAGATCGAGAGGCAAGCTTTGCATTGCTGTTCGATTTCGTTTGTTCATCCTTCGAGTAAGGAAACTATTGAGATTGAAGCTGAAAGCCCTGAGGATATGAATTTATTGAGGGATATTTTGTAG
- the prpE gene encoding bis(5'-nucleosyl)-tetraphosphatase PrpE yields MKVDVIGDVHGCLEELLELFEKMGYKNDGDVPLHPEGRTPVFVGDLTDRGPYSIDVIRLVYRLVIEKDVARYVPGNHCDKLYRYFLGNPVTHKHGLETTVEEYEALSKEQQVDIKRMFMKLYDECPLYLEIPEVNAVIAHAGIKERYIGQSGKKVKSFVLYGDTTGEFHENGMPVRRDWAAHYKGDKWIVYGHTPVREPRFKNKTVNIDTGCVFGGALTAFRLPEEKLVMVPSKQEEVPEKFRAFED; encoded by the coding sequence TTGAAGGTTGATGTAATTGGGGATGTTCATGGATGCTTAGAAGAACTGTTGGAGCTTTTTGAAAAAATGGGTTATAAGAACGATGGGGATGTACCGCTTCACCCTGAAGGACGTACCCCTGTTTTTGTAGGAGACTTAACAGATCGCGGACCTTATTCAATTGATGTGATACGGCTTGTCTACCGCCTAGTAATCGAGAAGGATGTCGCACGATATGTCCCAGGTAATCACTGTGATAAGCTTTATCGGTATTTCCTGGGGAATCCTGTGACACATAAGCACGGACTTGAGACCACAGTAGAAGAGTATGAGGCTCTCTCTAAGGAACAGCAAGTCGACATAAAGAGAATGTTTATGAAATTGTATGATGAATGTCCTCTTTATTTGGAGATCCCTGAAGTGAACGCAGTGATCGCTCATGCGGGGATTAAAGAGCGCTACATAGGACAATCAGGGAAAAAGGTAAAATCCTTTGTACTTTATGGTGATACGACAGGAGAGTTTCACGAGAATGGAATGCCTGTTCGCCGAGATTGGGCGGCTCATTATAAAGGAGATAAATGGATCGTGTATGGTCACACACCTGTACGTGAGCCTCGCTTTAAAAACAAAACCGTCAATATCGACACAGGCTGCGTATTTGGAGGAGCATTAACAGCATTTAGACTTCCTGAGGAAAAGCTAGTAATGGTACCTTCTAAACAGGAAGAAGTTCCGGAAAAGTTTCGGGCGTTTGAAGATTGA
- a CDS encoding FtsW/RodA/SpoVE family cell cycle protein, with protein MSKNQGINLDFTLIMIVLGLACVSFFALYTITPSLPSKYDGSNFLEKQIFWYGLGSFVIAMVMLIDYDRLRQFAWFIYGFGVLLLLMLELNIPATFVHGNNGAVSWFKFPGIGTVQPGEFMKVFLVIIQSHIIVRHNEKRPVYRGVKDDLWLLAKIIGVALPPMALIAKQPDLGTFLVLAAITGALILVSGIRWRILLTITGAISIIASVIIFMFILFPNETEQILVESNFGHVTERFYGWLQPEEYKDYGYQLIRAMMAIGSGQLLGKGLMDMQVYIPERHTDMIFTAIAEQFGFIGASLVLTLFFLLIYRIIHTALESNDPFGSYLCVGMIGMFTYQIFQNIGMSIKLLPITGLPLPFLSYGGSSTLTYLIAIGIILNVRSRTKSFMFD; from the coding sequence ATGAGTAAAAATCAAGGCATCAATTTAGATTTCACATTAATTATGATTGTTTTAGGGCTTGCTTGCGTGAGCTTTTTCGCCCTTTATACAATAACACCTTCGTTACCGTCAAAATATGATGGATCGAATTTTTTAGAAAAACAAATCTTTTGGTACGGGCTCGGATCATTTGTGATTGCGATGGTGATGCTGATTGATTATGATCGATTGCGTCAGTTCGCCTGGTTCATATACGGTTTTGGTGTGTTGTTACTCTTAATGCTTGAATTGAATATTCCCGCTACTTTTGTCCATGGAAACAACGGCGCGGTCAGTTGGTTCAAATTTCCTGGAATCGGTACGGTTCAACCTGGGGAATTCATGAAAGTATTTCTGGTCATTATTCAGAGTCATATCATCGTACGTCACAACGAAAAGCGACCTGTTTATCGGGGAGTGAAAGATGATTTATGGCTACTTGCTAAGATCATCGGAGTCGCCCTTCCACCAATGGCATTAATAGCAAAACAACCAGACTTAGGAACCTTTTTAGTCCTTGCTGCTATTACAGGAGCTCTGATTCTTGTTTCAGGCATACGTTGGCGCATCCTTTTAACGATTACAGGTGCCATCTCTATTATCGCAAGTGTTATCATCTTTATGTTCATTCTATTTCCAAATGAAACAGAGCAAATTCTCGTTGAATCAAACTTTGGCCACGTTACGGAACGTTTTTACGGCTGGTTACAACCTGAAGAATATAAGGATTACGGTTATCAGCTTATTCGTGCCATGATGGCCATTGGGTCAGGTCAACTGTTAGGTAAAGGTCTCATGGATATGCAAGTCTATATTCCAGAGAGGCATACAGACATGATATTCACCGCCATAGCAGAACAATTCGGTTTTATCGGTGCAAGTCTTGTGTTAACGTTATTCTTCTTACTGATCTATCGCATTATTCATACAGCACTTGAAAGTAATGATCCATTTGGGAGTTATTTATGTGTTGGGATGATCGGCATGTTTACGTACCAGATCTTCCAAAACATCGGGATGTCTATTAAACTACTTCCTATCACAGGTTTGCCTCTTCCATTCTTAAGTTACGGAGGAAGTTCAACGCTAACCTATTTAATTGCCATTGGAATCATTCTCAACGTCCGCTCACGAACCAAATCATTTATGTTTGATTAA
- the mgtE gene encoding magnesium transporter, whose translation MEYLEEHERRELWEKIQDALFNDQIDQFRAEFLEMHPYDQAKIFEEQTQDIRMQIYTYLSPEEMADVMEHIDLEETEAYFTEMDPRFAAQVLSEISTDDAADILNELDKNQVASYLTIMDDEAASDIKELLYYEEKTAGSIMTTEFVVVHANQTVREAMLHLRKEAPDAETIYYIFVIDEEKHLVGVISLRDLIIAEDDWYISEVMSDRVVSVQVGEDQEEVARMMRDYDFLALPVTDFQNHLLGIITVDDIMDVMEEEANDDYSKLAGVSDMERPDEHAFQAAKKRLPWLVILLFLGTLTANLIGQFEHTLNEVAILAVFIPLIAGMAGNTGTQALAVAVRSIATGDNEKDGIFKLVLREAGTGLITGTTCGILITGIVYVWKGDFFLGLLVGISIMAALIVATLAGALVPLIMHKLNVDPAVASGPFITTINDIISILIYFGMASTFLKLHLLIS comes from the coding sequence ATGGAATACCTTGAAGAACATGAAAGACGAGAGCTCTGGGAGAAAATACAAGATGCTCTTTTTAATGATCAAATTGATCAATTTCGTGCAGAGTTCCTCGAGATGCATCCTTATGATCAAGCGAAGATTTTTGAAGAGCAAACACAAGACATTCGAATGCAGATTTATACGTATTTGTCGCCTGAAGAAATGGCAGACGTTATGGAACACATTGACCTAGAGGAAACCGAGGCCTATTTTACAGAAATGGACCCTCGTTTTGCTGCTCAAGTGTTATCAGAGATTTCAACGGATGACGCGGCAGATATTTTAAATGAACTCGATAAAAATCAAGTAGCTAGCTACCTTACAATCATGGATGATGAAGCGGCTTCTGATATTAAAGAGTTGTTATATTACGAAGAAAAAACAGCTGGAAGTATTATGACGACAGAATTTGTTGTCGTTCACGCCAACCAAACCGTACGTGAGGCCATGCTTCATTTGCGAAAAGAAGCACCAGATGCTGAAACGATCTATTATATCTTCGTGATAGATGAAGAAAAGCATTTAGTTGGCGTTATTTCATTACGAGACCTTATTATAGCTGAAGATGATTGGTATATTTCCGAAGTTATGAGTGATCGGGTTGTATCGGTTCAAGTGGGAGAGGACCAAGAAGAGGTTGCACGAATGATGCGTGATTACGATTTTCTAGCCCTACCTGTTACCGATTTTCAAAATCATCTACTTGGGATCATTACCGTCGATGACATTATGGACGTAATGGAAGAAGAAGCAAACGATGACTATTCCAAGCTTGCTGGTGTTTCGGATATGGAGCGACCAGATGAACATGCGTTTCAAGCGGCGAAAAAGCGCCTACCTTGGCTTGTGATTTTGCTGTTCTTGGGTACATTAACAGCGAATCTCATCGGACAATTTGAACATACTTTAAACGAAGTTGCTATACTAGCCGTATTTATCCCCCTTATTGCCGGAATGGCTGGAAACACAGGCACCCAAGCACTAGCCGTTGCGGTAAGAAGTATCGCAACTGGGGATAATGAAAAAGATGGCATCTTCAAGCTTGTCCTACGTGAAGCGGGGACAGGTCTCATCACAGGTACGACGTGTGGAATATTAATTACAGGCATTGTCTACGTGTGGAAAGGAGACTTTTTCCTTGGTTTACTCGTAGGCATTTCCATTATGGCTGCATTAATCGTAGCGACACTGGCAGGGGCATTGGTTCCATTAATAATGCACAAGCTTAATGTGGACCCAGCTGTAGCCTCAGGGCCATTTATCACAACGATTAACGACATCATATCGATTTTAATTTATTTTGGTATGGCTTCAACCTTCTTGAAGCTACACCTGCTCATTTCTTAA
- a CDS encoding monovalent cation:proton antiporter family protein, whose protein sequence is MEHSSASVTSLVIVILAAFITPIILHRFRLKTIPVVVAEIIVGLLIGKSGLDVVEEGMWLETLSTLGFIFLMFLSGLEIDFSAFVGGKKRDKEKLPSGKTAPNTLAVAGSMFLFILTLSLGLSYIFDLAGLIDNVFLMTLIISTISLGVVVPTLKDAQMLKSNIGQIVLLVTVIADLSTMILLAVFVSLYGEGHGSMWLLLILFAAGILIYFVGKHFQNRSFVETMSQGTIQIDTRAVFAIIMVLVGISETVGAENILGAFLAGVVVALLSPNREMVERLDSFGYGFLIPIFFVMVGVGIDIPSLFQDPKILVLMPLLFLALVVAKMLPALIMKRWYSWREVFATGSILTAKLSLVIAAATIGEKMGVISPEVSGALILVSVLSCLVAPVVFKKLYQNEEEVEYQQTVAFIGSNRMTLPVVRELDPKLYETHLYHTKVDKIDDKISSSCFEINEVESYDTEQLAEYGVFDVDLLVASTGDEKLNADIAMYAKEHGVARVISRSESPDLDQQLKAHGIEVFSVFLSSKALLKALIVAPSVVNILTNQESQLYQINMNNSEYDGMYLRNFPFTGDVIMVRIFRGKDSIVPHGDTELLLGDRLVVTGSTEYVDELRMDLEFCDWC, encoded by the coding sequence ATGGAGCACTCATCAGCTTCTGTAACATCACTTGTTATCGTTATTCTAGCAGCATTTATCACGCCCATAATCCTTCATCGGTTTCGTTTGAAAACCATACCGGTTGTCGTTGCGGAAATCATTGTTGGTTTATTGATAGGTAAGAGTGGATTAGACGTCGTGGAAGAGGGCATGTGGCTCGAGACGTTATCCACACTAGGATTTATTTTTCTTATGTTTTTAAGTGGACTTGAGATCGACTTTTCTGCTTTTGTAGGTGGGAAGAAGCGAGATAAGGAGAAACTTCCGTCAGGCAAAACAGCCCCGAATACACTGGCTGTTGCGGGAAGTATGTTCTTATTTATTTTGACGTTATCACTAGGGCTTTCCTATATATTTGACTTAGCTGGGCTGATTGATAATGTATTCTTAATGACGTTAATTATCTCAACGATTTCCCTTGGGGTTGTCGTGCCAACATTGAAGGATGCTCAAATGCTCAAAAGTAATATTGGTCAAATCGTGTTACTTGTTACAGTTATTGCTGACTTGAGTACCATGATCCTCCTGGCAGTTTTCGTTTCCTTGTATGGAGAAGGACACGGCAGCATGTGGTTGCTTCTCATTCTATTTGCTGCAGGTATCCTGATTTACTTTGTTGGGAAGCATTTTCAAAATCGTTCATTTGTTGAAACCATGTCTCAGGGAACCATTCAGATTGATACACGTGCCGTTTTTGCGATTATTATGGTACTGGTGGGAATCTCAGAAACCGTTGGGGCTGAAAATATTCTTGGTGCCTTCCTTGCGGGTGTGGTAGTCGCATTACTTTCACCAAACCGCGAAATGGTTGAGCGTCTTGATAGTTTTGGGTACGGGTTTTTAATTCCGATTTTCTTCGTGATGGTCGGGGTTGGGATTGATATTCCTTCCTTATTCCAGGATCCAAAAATTCTTGTACTCATGCCGCTATTATTCTTAGCACTTGTTGTGGCAAAAATGCTTCCAGCGCTGATAATGAAACGTTGGTATTCATGGCGAGAAGTTTTTGCAACAGGATCAATCTTGACTGCAAAACTCTCACTCGTAATAGCTGCAGCTACAATTGGAGAGAAAATGGGGGTTATCTCACCTGAAGTATCAGGTGCATTAATTCTTGTTTCCGTGCTCTCCTGTTTGGTAGCGCCGGTTGTATTTAAAAAGCTTTATCAAAACGAAGAAGAGGTAGAGTATCAGCAAACCGTTGCGTTCATTGGTTCCAACCGCATGACATTGCCGGTTGTCCGTGAATTAGATCCGAAGCTATACGAAACCCACTTATATCACACCAAGGTAGATAAAATTGATGACAAAATTAGTAGCTCATGCTTCGAAATTAACGAAGTCGAATCGTATGATACGGAACAATTAGCGGAATACGGTGTGTTTGATGTTGATTTACTTGTAGCTTCTACTGGTGATGAAAAGCTGAACGCAGATATTGCCATGTACGCAAAAGAACACGGTGTTGCTCGTGTTATATCCCGTTCTGAATCGCCTGATCTTGATCAACAGTTGAAAGCACACGGAATTGAAGTATTCTCCGTATTCTTATCATCAAAAGCTTTATTAAAAGCTTTAATCGTCGCACCAAGCGTTGTTAATATTTTAACGAACCAGGAAAGCCAGTTGTATCAGATTAACATGAACAACTCTGAATACGATGGTATGTATTTACGCAACTTCCCATTCACTGGCGATGTGATCATGGTTCGTATATTCCGAGGCAAAGACTCCATCGTTCCACATGGAGACACTGAACTTTTACTCGGCGATCGCCTTGTCGTGACAGGTTCAACTGAATATGTAGATGAACTCCGCATGGATCTCGAATTCTGTGATTGGTGTTAA
- the fabI gene encoding enoyl-ACP reductase FabI, protein MNFSLEGRTYVVMGVANKRSIAWGIAQSLHNAGARLIFTYAAERFEKSVRDLAGTLEGQDALFYQCDVTDDDNIESTFQQIQEDVGVIHGLAHCIAFADKEELKGDYLNTSRDGFLTAHNISSYSLTAVTRAATPLMKEGGSIVTLTYLGGERVVQNYNVMGVAKASLDASVKYLAESVGQHGIRVNAISAGPIRTLSAKGVGDFNSILKHIEERAPLRRPTSQEEVGDTAYYLMSDLSRGLTGEILHVDSGYHIIGR, encoded by the coding sequence ATGAATTTTTCACTCGAAGGTCGTACATATGTAGTCATGGGTGTTGCAAATAAACGCAGTATTGCGTGGGGGATTGCTCAATCGCTTCACAATGCGGGAGCGCGTCTGATTTTCACGTACGCTGCTGAGCGCTTTGAAAAATCTGTTCGTGATCTTGCGGGTACACTTGAGGGACAAGATGCATTGTTCTATCAATGTGACGTAACGGATGACGATAATATTGAATCTACATTCCAGCAAATCCAAGAGGACGTTGGTGTCATCCACGGTTTAGCACACTGTATCGCATTTGCTGATAAGGAAGAGCTAAAAGGGGATTACCTGAACACGAGCCGTGATGGTTTCTTAACAGCTCACAACATCAGCTCTTACTCACTAACAGCTGTTACACGCGCTGCAACGCCACTTATGAAAGAAGGCGGAAGCATCGTAACCCTAACGTATCTTGGTGGCGAACGTGTCGTTCAAAACTACAACGTTATGGGTGTTGCCAAAGCAAGCCTTGACGCAAGCGTGAAATATCTAGCTGAAAGTGTTGGTCAGCACGGAATCCGTGTTAATGCGATCTCAGCTGGTCCAATCCGAACACTATCTGCAAAAGGTGTTGGAGACTTCAACTCTATCCTTAAGCATATTGAAGAACGCGCACCATTACGCCGTCCAACATCTCAAGAAGAAGTTGGCGATACAGCTTACTACCTAATGAGTGATCTTTCTCGCGGTCTAACGGGTGAAATTCTACACGTTGACTCTGGATATCACATTATTGGAAGATAA